The following proteins come from a genomic window of Gossypium raimondii isolate GPD5lz chromosome 5, ASM2569854v1, whole genome shotgun sequence:
- the LOC105770006 gene encoding signal peptide peptidase, whose translation MKNTERLANLALAGLTLAPLVMKVDPNLNVILTACLAVYVGCYRSVKPTPPSETMSKEHAMRFPFVGSAMLLSLFLLFKFLSKDLVNAVLTCYFFVLGIIALSATILPALKHFLPKHWNEDHIIWRFPFFRSFEIEFTRSQIIAAIPGTFFCAWYASQKHWLANNILGLAFCIQGIEMLSLGSFKTGAILLAGLFVYDIFWVFFTPVMVSVAKSFDAPIKLLFPTADSARPFSMLGLGDIVIPGIFVALALRFDVSRGKGSQYFKSAFLGYTVGLVLTIVVMNWFQAAQPALLYIVPAVIGFLAAHCVWNGDVKPLLEFDELKTAVTSEDGSDDKSSKKVE comes from the exons ATGAAGAACACTGAAAGACTCGCCAATTTGGCTTTAGCAG GGTTGACATTGGCACCACTTGTCATGAAGGTAGATcctaatttgaatgttattttgaCTGCATGCCTTGCAGTATATGTGGGCTGCTATCGTTCTGTCAAGCCAACTCCCCCATCA GAGACAATGTCTAAGGAGCATGCTATGCGTTTTCCATTTGTTGGGAGTGCAATGTTGTTATCACTTTTCTTGCTGTTCAAGTTCTTATCGAAAGACTTGGTTAATGCTGTCTTGACATGCTATTTCTTTGTGCTTGGAATCATTGCTCTTTC GGCAACAATATTGCCTGCATTAAAACACTTCTTGCCAAAGCATTGGAATGAGGACCATATCATTTGGCGTTTTCCATTCTTCCGCT CTTTTGAGATTGAGTTCACAAGATCTCAGATCATAGCTGCAATCCCTGGAACCTTTTTCTGTGCATGGTATGCCTCGCAGAAGCATTGGCTGGCTAATAATATTCTGGGTCTTGCTTTCTGCATTCAG GGAATTGAAATGCTTTCTCTTGGATCCTTTAAGACTGGTGCCATTCTCTTG GCTGGGCTTTTTGTATATGAcattttctgggtttttttcACTCCTGTGATGGTCAGTGTGGCGAAGTCTTTTGATGCTCCTATAAAG CTTTTGTTCCCAACAGCAGACTCTGCACGACCATTTTCCATGCTTGGACTTGGTGACATTGTAATTCCTG GCATTTTTGTAGCCCTAGCATTAAGATTTGATGTATCTAGAGGGAAAGGGAGCCAATATTTTAAGAGTGCATTTTTGGGATACACAGTAGGATTGGTCCTTACAATTGTTGTCATGAACTGGTTTCAAGCTGCACAG CCTGCACTTTTGTATATTGTACCGGCTGTTATTGGATTCTTGGCTGCTCACTGTGTATGGAATGGAGATGTCAAACCG TTATTGGAGTTTGACGAGTTGAAGACTGCGGTTACGTCTGAAGACGGTAGTGATGACAAATCCAGCAAGAAGGTTGAATGA
- the LOC105768723 gene encoding uncharacterized protein LOC105768723 codes for MASQLISVSSYEAHNQLEISLRQAFDLLQSKLRPPFSLTIPDPQEYTLLNQAILYGVLIEPHFAKIHIKHLHAIVIDGYKLFLSLLVGIVNELYGKLVDSVKEQLIWVTKEMIDVSATGIDSLLVCLMRQIVGGDFSDGNLWLCFELVSLCLSKWDCLLQEKPVVLTSALYTFLRLLADHCRVSNNLKLEMLRQMEIEFCVKMLRDQFQLCLKIGRDLVRLLQDLFHVPEFKSIWKDLVLKPSEFRTAEYLDISQLYCIRTSTRYFLLRITPEMETQLRFLLTHVMLGNQKRYQIWFEKKFLLGPERESLIVDIVRFICCAHHPSNGIIQSNIIPRWAVIGWLLTCCKKKYIEANGRLALFYDWLFFNEKVDNIMNIEPAMLLMVCSLPKYVNFTHSLLEFLLLLVDNYDLDRKTIILRGVSSAFNSLVQKGVVHSLDVLTRCDVLSPFIRERLQNLLLNDQGKVPRDLLPVDLPGHSTQSLRLPDMSCMGNSTQSTQEQLTSEGDDGLSTRVVVVPGGNEVDSIERLVESIGDIIKESYERGLQTLEAILFSIVNQCNQRKTSNSICSEDLLSKITKEFESNGYRLFTSLGSLAGIVECDDEIGSATAVIIRTFIFSLNERIQEMLLLWARNGFPVGARLLSYALRLAHEAYAAGCLENSVAVAKVRESRMPLLEYHFDGYFNFLNKRKGDSSENFVSVSEMDEKAIANLVDSAFTAYRHFLSSSRVMSQKESDTSLSKLLFSDLKDCSDWKRIRMKNLFCNIFCYLSDLSICEEDIIRLLIEKLDYVDLTEMQFQIGLKKFSLFGDNHKLVFHLIKNSLNWNSVEQHKLWGLIRSELPVSEVQVEKIILEFFCSGKIDVNLSAIAAGGLLTLCSSCAPTSALVGTIMSLPNNFFQDFAAAALATWAASNASMLFDSITEFAEKLKSKNTCSTFLNSTETEINQSTILWLLNYYNAQGINVSNMLSNLYPNS; via the coding sequence ATGGCTTCGCAACTGATTAGCGTCTCATCCTATGAAGCTCACAATCAGCTAGAAATCTCTCTAAGGCAAGCTTTTGACCTTCTTCAATCGAAATTAAGACCCCCATTTTCGTTAACTATCCCAGATCCCCAAGAATACACTCTACTTAATCAAGCTATTCTCTATGGTGTTTTAATCGAACCCCATTTCGCCAAAATTCATATTAAGCACTTACATGCTATTGTCATTGATGGGTATAAGCTGTTTTTAAGTTTACTTGTTGGAATTGTTAATGAATTGTATGGAAAGCTTGTTGATTCGGTAAAGGAACAATTAATTTGGGTTACTAAAGAAATGATTGATGTTTCCGCTACAGGAATTGATAGTTTGTTAGTGTGTTTAATGAGGCAAATTGTTGGTGGTGATTTTAGTGATGGGAATCTTTGGTTATGTTTCGAGTTAGTGAGTCTTTGTTTAAGTAAATGGGATTGTTTGTTGCAAGAAAAGCCTGTAGTTTTGACCAGTGCACTATATACATTTCTTCGTTTATTAGCTGATCATTGTAGGGTATCGAATAATCTGAAACTAGAGATGTTGAGGCAGATGGAGATCGAGTTTTGTGTCAAAATGTTGAGGGATCAGTTTCAACTTTGTTTGAAGATAGGAAGGGATCTTGTTCGGTTATTACAAGATTTGTTTCATGTACCTGAGTTTAAATCTATATGGAAGGATCTGGTTTTGAAACCAAGTGAGTTTAGAACTGCTGAGTATTTGGATATTTCACAGTTGTATTGCATAAGGACTTCGACTCGTTACTTTTTACTGCGAATCACACCTGAAATGGAAACACAATTGCGGTTTTTACTCACACATGTGATGCTCGGCAACCAGAAACGATATCAGATATGGTTTGagaagaaatttcttttagggccAGAGAGAGAGAGTCTTATTGTTGATATTGTGCGGTTCATATGTTGTGCACACCACCCTTCTAATGGAATTATTCAGTCAAACATTATTCCTAGATGGGCTGTTATTGGTTGGCTACTAACGTGTTGTAAGAAGAAATATATTGAAGCTAATGGGAGGTTGGCATTGTTTTACGACTGGCTTTTTTTCAATGAAAAGGTGGataatattatgaatattgagcCTGCAATGCTATTGATGGTCTGCTCCTTGCCTAAATATGTTAACTTCACTCACTCCCTTCTTGAATTTTTACTTCTTCTTGTGGACAATTATGATTTGGACCGTAAAACCATTATTCTCAGGGGTGTTTCATCAGCTTTTAACTCACTTGTTCAAAAAGGAGTGGTACACTCATTGGATGTTTTGACCCGTTGCGATGTACTTTCTCCTTTTATAAGAGAAAGGCTtcaaaatttattgttaaatgatCAAGGTAAAGTTCCTAGAGATTTGCTTCCAGTTGATCTGCCTGGCCACTCCACGCAGTCCTTGAGATTGCCTGACATGTCATGTATGGGAAACTCTACCCAATCCACACAAGAGCAACTTACAAGTGAAGGGGATGATGGATTAAGCACCAGAGTTGTGGTTGTTCCTGGTGGCAATGAAGTAGATTCTATTGAGAGATTAGTTGAAAGTATTGGAGATATTATCAAGGAATCATATGAGAGGGGGTTACAAACTTTGGAGGCAATTCTTTTTTCAATTGTGAATCAATGTAATCAAAGAAAAACTAGTAATTCGATTTGCTCGGAGGATCTATTATCTAAGATCACAAAGGAATTTGAGTCAAATGGATACCGACTCTTTACTTCGCTTGGTAGTCTTGCAGGTATTGTTGAGTGCGATGATGAAATTGGTTCTGCCACTGCAGTAATTATCCGCACCTTCATCTTTTCTCTGAATGAAAGAATACAAGAAATGCTTTTGCTCTGGGCAAGGAATGGTTTTCCAGTAGGAGCGCGTTTACTGTCATATGCTTTAAGACTAGCACATGAGGCATATGCAGCAGGTTGTTTGGAAAATTCAGTTGCTGTGGCTAAAGTGAGGGAGTCAAGGATGCCATTGTTGGAATATCATTTTGatggatattttaattttctgaacaaaagaaaaggagatTCCTCTGAAAACTTTGTTTCTGTTTCTGAAATGGATGAGAAGGCGATTGCTAACTTGGTTGATAGTGCCTTTACCGCTTACAGGCATTTCCTTTCATCCTCAAGAGTTATGTCACAAAAAGAATCAGATACCTCTCTATCAAAGCTCCTATTTTCTGACTTAAAGGACTGTTCTGATTGGAAAAGAATAAGAATGAAAAACTTATTCTGCAACATCTTTTGCTATCTTTCAGATTTATCCATCTGTGAGGAAGACATTATCAGATTGCTCATAGAAAAATTGGATTATGTAGATCTTACAGAGATGCAGTTTCAAATTGGCTTGAAGAAGTTCTCTTTATTTGGAGACAATCATAAACTTGTTTTCCATTTAATTAAGAACTCTCTCAATTGGAACTCTGTGGAGCAGCATAAACTCTGGGGCTTGATCAGATCCGAGCTTCCAGTGTCTGAGGTTCAAGTTGAGAAGatcattttagaatttttttgctCTGGGAAAATAGATGTAAACCTTAGTGCTATAGCAGCTGGAGGCCTTCTAACTCTCTGCAGTTCTTGTGCACCCACATCAGCTCTTGTCGGCACAATCATGTCATTGCCTAATAATTTCTTCCAGGACTTTGCTGCAGCTGCTTTGGCTACATGGGCTGCGTCCAATGCCTCTATGCTATTTGACAGCATAACTGAGTTTGCAGAGAAACTGAAAAGTAAAAACACATGCTCAACTTTCTTGAATTCTACTGAGACTGAGATCAACCAATCTACCATTTTGTGGCTGTTGAACTATTATAATGCACAAGGGATAAATGTCTCCAACATGCTTAGCAACTTATATCCCAATAGTTAA